Proteins from a genomic interval of Capsicum annuum cultivar UCD-10X-F1 chromosome 4, UCD10Xv1.1, whole genome shotgun sequence:
- the LOC107867641 gene encoding abscisic stress-ripening protein 1, which yields MAEEEKHHHHLFHHKDKGEEGPVDYEKEIKHHKHLEQIGKLGTAAAGAYALHEKHDAKKDPEHAHKHKIEEEIAAAAAVGAGGFALHEHHDKKDAKKEEKEAEGGHHHHHF from the exons ATGGCTGAGGAGGagaaacaccaccaccaccttttccacCACAAAGACAAGGGAGAAGAGGGCCCTGTCGACTACGAAAAGGAAATCAAACACCATAAGCATCTTGAACAAATTGGTAAACTTGGCACTGCTGCTGCCGGTGCCTACGCCTTG catgagaaacatgatgCTAAGAAGGATCCAGAGCATGCACACAAACACAAGATAGAGGAAGAGATTGCAGCTGCTGCTGCTGTTGGTGCTGGAGGATTTGCATTGCATGAGCACCATGAcaagaaggatgcaaagaaagaggaaaaagaagcTGAAGGGggacaccaccaccaccacttctaa